One stretch of Carcharodon carcharias isolate sCarCar2 chromosome 20, sCarCar2.pri, whole genome shotgun sequence DNA includes these proteins:
- the LOC121292289 gene encoding peroxisomal N(1)-acetyl-spermine/spermidine oxidase-like, producing MKSLGHVYLEEIKELITNWTDDSPNLRSQKLGSLNMIMKDQCVSFSSQDLNDVSLQEINEYEFVEGDDLNSPRYGHILLGWSSGREAEFTETLSEEELASNITRILRQFTGKPVPWPKNVFVTKCFSNPHTQGSYSFISISSTGDMIDTLAEPLPQEGGNMLQILFAEETTHQSYNSTTHGALVSGWREADRLINHYSTSEEQHLQTKEVI from the exons ATGAAAAGCCTTGGGCATGTCTACTTGGAAGAAATAAAGGAGCTCATCACAAACTGGACTGATGACTCTCCTAATCTCAGGAGCCAAAAGCTTGGTTCACTTAATATGATAATGAAGGACCAATGTGTATCTTTTTCATCACAAGACCTCAATGATGTGTCTCTGCAGGAGATAAATGAATATGAATTTGTTGAAGGTGATGACCTCAATTCTCCACG GTATGGGCACATCCTTTTGGGCTGGAGCtcagggagagaagcagagtttaCGGAAACACTCAGTGAAGAGGAACTAGCATCAAACATCACCAGGATTCTAAGGCAATTCACTG GGAAACCTGTGCCATGGCCAAAAAATGTTTTTGTAACAAAATGTTTCAGTAACCCTCACACCCAGGGCTCCTACTCCTTTATATCCATCAGTTCAACTGGAGATATGATTGACACACTGGCTGAACCCTTACCACAGGAAGGAGGGAAT ATGTTGCAGATTTTGTTTGCTGAGGAAACAACACATCAGAGCTACAACAGCACCACCCACGGAGCACTGGTGTCTGGGTGGAGGGAGGCAGATCGACTGATTAATCATTATTCCACCAGTGAGGAACAACATCTTCAAACTAAAGAAGTGATTTAA